One genomic window of Arthrobacter sp. KBS0703 includes the following:
- a CDS encoding BCCT family transporter encodes MAISNDLKPLTPEELPADDALAATPPNEEPESTRKTKTVIDVPAGENTNPAVLDPEDGAAEGLPDSEEYEQILQELRTARTEHAVSARRNIRLTLDKVTFGITGAIAIAFVVWGFIGRDSLASSSTVALNWVMENTGWLFMLLASLFVVFVLWLALGKFGNIPLGKDGEKPEFRTVSWVSMMFAAGMGIGLMFYGVAEPLYHYISPPPGTVDGRTPAAIQTAMATSIFHWTLHPWAMYAVVGIAMAYGTYRLGRRQLISVAFTSLFGARRVEGPIGKFINILAIFATLFGTAASLGLGALQIGSGMTSNGWFGEIGTPILVGIVAVLTLCFVASAVSGISRGIQWLSNINMVLAVVLALIVFIAGPTLFILNLIPSSVGDYVRDLAEMSSRTEAVGDEALRSWMTSWTIFYWAWWISWTPFVGLFIARISRGRTIRQFVTGVLLVPSVVSVIWFGIFGGAAFHVQQEADKAGTPGLVTTVNGTPSVNFDGALFDLVKNLSMPEWLTAAVIVLAMVLVAIFFITGADAASIVMGSLSSNGAEHPRRGVVIFWGSLTGAVAAVMLLAGGDEPSEALAGLQRITIVAALPFVIVMLLLCFALAKDLRRDPLSLRRRLATSVVERAIRTGVEQHGGVQFDLVTKHDCADSCPDPDSHQGGTHTGSIPTVQARQTDRDRK; translated from the coding sequence ATGGCTATAAGCAATGACTTAAAACCGTTAACCCCCGAGGAGTTGCCCGCCGACGACGCTTTGGCAGCAACTCCCCCCAACGAAGAGCCCGAAAGTACGCGAAAGACCAAAACAGTCATCGATGTCCCCGCGGGAGAAAACACCAACCCCGCAGTCCTCGATCCGGAGGACGGAGCCGCGGAGGGCCTGCCGGACTCTGAAGAATACGAACAGATCCTGCAAGAGCTTCGAACTGCCAGGACCGAACACGCCGTTTCGGCACGCCGGAATATCAGACTTACGCTCGACAAAGTCACCTTCGGGATCACGGGCGCCATCGCCATCGCCTTTGTGGTCTGGGGCTTTATCGGCCGTGACAGCCTCGCCTCGTCCTCCACTGTTGCCCTGAACTGGGTCATGGAGAACACCGGATGGCTCTTCATGCTCCTGGCCTCACTCTTCGTGGTCTTCGTCCTCTGGCTGGCCCTGGGCAAGTTCGGCAACATCCCGCTGGGCAAGGACGGCGAAAAACCCGAATTCCGCACCGTCTCCTGGGTCTCCATGATGTTCGCCGCCGGCATGGGCATCGGCCTCATGTTCTACGGCGTGGCCGAACCGCTCTACCACTACATCTCTCCCCCGCCAGGAACCGTAGACGGCCGCACCCCAGCAGCCATCCAGACCGCCATGGCCACCTCCATCTTCCACTGGACCCTGCACCCCTGGGCCATGTACGCAGTGGTAGGCATCGCCATGGCCTACGGCACCTACCGCCTGGGCCGCCGCCAACTGATCTCTGTCGCCTTCACCTCACTCTTCGGCGCCAGGAGGGTCGAAGGGCCAATCGGGAAATTCATCAACATCCTCGCCATCTTCGCCACCCTCTTCGGCACCGCCGCCTCCCTGGGCCTGGGCGCCCTCCAGATCGGCAGCGGCATGACCTCCAACGGCTGGTTCGGCGAAATCGGCACCCCCATCCTCGTCGGAATCGTCGCCGTCCTGACCTTATGCTTCGTCGCCTCGGCCGTCTCCGGCATCAGCCGCGGCATCCAGTGGCTCTCCAACATCAACATGGTCCTGGCCGTCGTCCTGGCACTCATTGTCTTCATCGCCGGCCCCACCCTGTTCATCCTCAACCTGATCCCCTCCTCCGTCGGCGACTACGTCCGCGACCTGGCCGAAATGTCCTCCCGGACCGAAGCGGTCGGCGATGAAGCACTGCGGAGCTGGATGACCAGCTGGACCATCTTCTACTGGGCCTGGTGGATCTCCTGGACGCCCTTCGTCGGACTTTTCATCGCCCGCATCAGCCGCGGCCGCACCATCCGCCAGTTCGTCACCGGCGTCCTGCTGGTGCCCAGCGTCGTCAGCGTGATCTGGTTCGGTATCTTCGGCGGAGCCGCTTTCCACGTCCAGCAGGAAGCCGATAAGGCAGGCACCCCCGGGCTGGTAACCACCGTCAACGGAACACCCTCGGTCAACTTCGACGGAGCCCTCTTCGACCTGGTCAAAAACCTCTCCATGCCCGAATGGCTCACCGCAGCCGTCATCGTCCTGGCCATGGTCCTGGTCGCGATCTTCTTCATCACCGGCGCCGACGCGGCCTCCATCGTGATGGGATCCCTCAGCTCCAACGGCGCCGAACACCCCCGCCGCGGAGTAGTCATCTTCTGGGGCAGCCTCACGGGCGCCGTGGCGGCGGTCATGCTCCTGGCCGGAGGCGACGAACCCTCCGAAGCCCTCGCCGGCCTACAACGCATCACCATCGTCGCAGCCCTGCCCTTCGTCATCGTCATGCTCCTGCTCTGCTTCGCCCTCGCCAAAGACCTACGCCGCGACCCCCTGTCCCTACGGCGGCGCCTGGCCACATCCGTCGTCGAACGCGCCATCCGCACCGGCGTCGAACAACACGGCGGCGTCCAATTCGACCTCGTCACGAAACATGACTGCGCTGATTCATGCCCGGACCCGGACTCCCACCAGGGGGGCACCCACACCGGCAGCATCCCCACCGTCCAGGCCCGGCAAACGGACCGGGACAGAAAATAG
- a CDS encoding LysR family transcriptional regulator, whose protein sequence is MIDARLITLRVFARCGTIGATAELTGYSPSAVSAQLRELQRLLGMQLLTKDGRGVRLTATGRFLVAGADTLIAEWERLRAAAMEAGDQVPSRFGLGGFSTAAAQLLAPLAATLRSTRPLLEVQVLEANPARCFDLLVAERIDLAVIVAMQSDTYVEDDPRFEQMVLLDDPLDVIIPSDHPLASRETVTLEELASEPWITEAAGSTYHSLFTAAFTAVGVTPRIAHEAVEWETQIAFVGAGLGVGLLPRLAPLRSAENVVRLRITGKGKPSRRIVAAVRRGSIASPLIQESLGILQVRAKRILAARPEDDL, encoded by the coding sequence ATGATTGATGCGAGACTCATCACACTTCGGGTGTTTGCCCGGTGCGGCACCATTGGCGCAACGGCGGAGCTCACGGGTTATTCCCCCTCTGCCGTCTCCGCGCAATTGCGGGAGCTCCAGCGCCTGCTTGGAATGCAGCTGCTGACGAAGGACGGCCGGGGCGTGCGGCTGACCGCCACGGGCCGCTTTCTCGTGGCTGGCGCGGACACCCTCATTGCCGAATGGGAGCGCCTGCGCGCAGCGGCCATGGAGGCTGGCGACCAAGTGCCGTCCCGTTTTGGCCTTGGCGGATTCTCCACGGCGGCCGCCCAGTTGCTCGCGCCGCTGGCCGCCACCCTGCGCTCAACACGACCCCTGCTGGAGGTGCAGGTACTTGAGGCCAATCCGGCCCGCTGTTTCGACTTGTTGGTTGCCGAGCGAATCGACCTCGCGGTCATCGTCGCCATGCAGTCCGACACCTATGTTGAGGACGATCCGCGCTTCGAGCAGATGGTCCTGCTCGACGATCCCCTGGATGTGATCATTCCCTCCGACCATCCGTTGGCATCGCGGGAAACGGTGACGCTCGAAGAGCTAGCGTCGGAGCCCTGGATCACTGAGGCCGCCGGGTCCACCTACCATTCACTGTTCACCGCAGCGTTCACGGCAGTCGGGGTGACACCGAGGATTGCCCATGAGGCCGTTGAATGGGAAACGCAGATCGCCTTCGTTGGTGCGGGGCTGGGCGTGGGCCTGCTGCCGCGACTGGCACCCCTGCGTAGTGCCGAAAACGTGGTTCGACTGCGCATCACGGGCAAAGGGAAGCCCTCGCGCCGCATTGTCGCCGCGGTCCGGAGGGGCAGCATCGCATCGCCCCTGATCCAGGAGTCGCTCGGCATCCTGCAGGTCAGAGCCAAACGGATCCTCGCCGCCCGACCCGAAGACGATCTCTGA